Within Halococcus salifodinae DSM 8989, the genomic segment ATGGCAGCGACTGCCCCACCGCTTGGCGTTACGGTGCTCGCCGCAACATTTCCGAGGAATTCGTTGATGGTCTGGTTAGCGAAATTCATGTCTGGCCAAGAGGTGGGGACGGTCAAGTATCTGTTCCGGTCAGCGATTCAATTGAGAATCCACTCCATACCGCTAGCAACGTATTCATCCGTCTTTAGCTAAGGGAGGAACCGCACGGCTGCGGCCGGAATCGAATGGATAAGGCTATCCTCGAATCAGGGATAGGTACCGCGATGACTGATTCGGGCGACGAGCGTTCGGCGGGTACCAACGGGAATAACTCTCGAAGCGCTACCAATCGGCAACTGGCTCTGTTTTGGCGAATTGCGGTCGTGCTGGTCTCTGTAACGCTCATATGGCTCTTTGTTGTATACGTGGGTCGGACGTTCTTTGGTCCGGGCTACGACCGCCTTGGACACGTCGTGAGCGCCGTACTCACTTCTGTGCTGGTCGTTCCAGTGGTCGTGTTGGCTCGTCGCTTCCTCGATCAGCGTCCGTGGGCTGGACTTCGGCTCCCCTCACTACGGAGGGGTTGGCGGTCGCTACTGCTTGGGATGGGATGCTACGTGATTCCCGCTACCATCGGATTGGTGATGGTTTTGGTACTTGGTTGGGTCGAGATAACCGTCGATACATCGTTCGGTGAGGTGGTACCGCTCCTCCTCAGCCTGATGGGACTCGTCTTCTTGTCCGAGGCGCTCCCCGAGGAACTCGTCTTTCGAGGATATATCTATCACAATCTCAATACTGCGCTCCCTCGGTGGGCGGCCGTGGGTGGACAAGCGGTACTGTTCGCCCTCTGGGGAGTTGCCATCGGAGCGGCCCCGACGATTGACCGAGTTGTCTTCCTCTTTGGTATGGCTCTCATCCTCGGTATGATTCGAGCGATCACCGATGATGTCTGGGCGTGCATCGGGTTTCATTTGGCCTTTCAAACCACCCAGCAGTTCCTCGCTCCTCACTGGAGTGGCGACCAGTTCATCGTCAGTAGTCCTCAGATGCTCGAAGGAGTTGCATTCGGACTCGTCCCTTTCGTACTCGCTGTACTGACACTCGAAATACTAGTGCAGAAGAATACAGACTGGCGAGAAACGCATCCCGACGAGTCATAACTCCTACCGAATGCGAAAGCGACCGACGCTGATGTAGGGGTCAGGTACATTCGTCCTAGGCCGCCGTTATCACGTGGTTCTTCGGTTAGCTAAA encodes:
- a CDS encoding CPBP family intramembrane glutamic endopeptidase codes for the protein MDKAILESGIGTAMTDSGDERSAGTNGNNSRSATNRQLALFWRIAVVLVSVTLIWLFVVYVGRTFFGPGYDRLGHVVSAVLTSVLVVPVVVLARRFLDQRPWAGLRLPSLRRGWRSLLLGMGCYVIPATIGLVMVLVLGWVEITVDTSFGEVVPLLLSLMGLVFLSEALPEELVFRGYIYHNLNTALPRWAAVGGQAVLFALWGVAIGAAPTIDRVVFLFGMALILGMIRAITDDVWACIGFHLAFQTTQQFLAPHWSGDQFIVSSPQMLEGVAFGLVPFVLAVLTLEILVQKNTDWRETHPDES